GTAATTATCGGGTTTGTAAGTTGGGTTGATGCTCATGTTACCCAACCATTACCAACTATCATCAATAGTATTTTTTACCAATGCCAGAAAATGATAAAAACGGAATTAGATCCCCGACTTCTAAGATAAATTATTTGTATATTTGAAAAATCGTAAAAAGAAGTCGGGGATCTTTAGCTACCATAACCAATTATCAATCTTTGAAAAATTCCTTAGTCTACTTCAGTAGACTTGAGCTATTAGACAGGGAATAAATTCCCACCACGGGTGTGGAAGCCAACGGATAAGTAGGGGCGTATTGCAATACGCCCCTACTCAAATTGACACCAATGAAGCTCTTGCTTTACCCTTGCATTTGACTCGCAGTTTCTGGAACTTTGTTTAAAATTGCTTTTTTTTCACAAACCTCTTGACTTAACTCAGGTGATATGTGTTATAATAATCATGTTAATATTTTTCGGGGTTATAGCGCAGTTGGTAGCGCACCTCAATGGCATTGAGGGGGTCAGCGGTTCGAATCCGCTTAGCTCCATTAGGTTACACTATTTTAAATTATACTGCTGAGGGCTGAAGCCCTGTTTAAAAGAAATCAGAGCGACTTATGGATATTTACGCACATAAGTTAATTTAAGCTTTCATATTTATCAAACTATTGCCAGTAACCCTAATGTAAAAAAATGACACTTGATGCGAAGTGCCTTTTTATCAATTCCAGGGTTTTTATCGTTAGAAGAAAGCTAACTCACTACACTTATTTTTTATTGATGAAGATACCAAAAACTTGATAAGATATTGGCAATCTAGCTGGTAAGTTTAAAAAAATGCCAAGCATAAACGTTGAAGTTCAATTATCTTTGGAACAACTGTTTCAAGCTGTTGAACAATTAACCCAACCAAATTTAGAGCAGTTTCTCTCTCAACTTGTAATTTTGCATACTCACAAAAAAGCAGCCTCTTTGCTCAAGAATGAAGCGAAATTATTTTTAACCCCACATGAAGATATTATTATAGATAATAATAATTATGAAAAATTGATAGATAACAGAGAAGTAGCAACATTAAGAAAAGAAGAATATCAAGCATTATTATATTTGGGAGAACAGATAGATAAACTACAAGCACAACGAATAGAATATATGGCAGAACTGGCAAAAATACATGGTATTTCTTTAACTAAATTGATGGAAAAGCTAGGACTTGAGTAGAGATAAAATTAGTAATTAGTAATTAGCTATTGGCAGATGTAGCGATAGCGAAGCGCGACCTAGGAATCGCCTGTATACTTTATATTACATTGGATATATAACCAGAGAATTATATGATAGCTAAAACACCGCAATGGTTTAAAACCGCTTTACAAATCAAAGGTTCAGTCATTGCTGCAATTTATAAACGGGTGCTTTTATTTGGGGTTTTTGGAGTATTCATTTCTATACTGTATCATTTTCAAGTCCCCGTTTCTCAACCAATTTTGAGTAGTGTTATTCCCAGTATTGTCTTAGGTTTATTATTAGTATTTCGTACTAATACAGCTTATGATCGCTTTTGGGAAGGGAGAAAATCCTGGGGTACAATAGTCAATACTATTCGTAATCTAGCTCGACAAATTTGGATATCTATTGATGAAAAAGAACCAGAAGATAAAGATCGTAAAATTGATACTTTAAACTTACTTCTTGCGTTCGCAGTAGCCACAAAATTACATTTACGAGGTGAACCTATAAATAGTGATTTAGCAGCACTAATGCCTATTTCTCAATATATTAATTTGAAGATTATCAATAATCCTCCTTTAGAAGTGGCTTTTTGGATTAGCGATTATTTACAACATCAATATAAACGTAATTGTATCAATAGTTATCAACTAGTATCTATGCAAAAATTATTGGATATGCTGGTAGATAATTTAGGTGCTTGTGAAAGAATTTTGAAAACACCCATGCCTTTAGCTTATGCTATTCATCTCAAACAATTATTGTTACTATATTGCTTCCTCTTACCATTTCAAATAGTAGCGAATCTTCATTGGTGGACAGGTTTAATTTCTGCCTTAGTTAGCTTTACTTTGTTAGGTATTGAAGCCATTGGTTTAGAAATTGAAAACCCGTTTGGTTATGATGAAAATGACCTACCTTTAGACGCAATTTGCAAAACCATGAGACTGAATATTGACGACTTAATCAGCTTAACTCCTACTGTGAATAAATTCTGAATTTTCTCCAGCACTGGCAATACAATATCTTATTTTAATTATGGGAAATAGAAGCTATAAATGGGGAAATTGCCTCAACAAATGCCTGAGTATATTCATAAGGCATAACATTTTTACCAATGATTTTTACTCCCTGACTTTGAGGTAAGCAATTTAAATAATACGCTAAT
The window above is part of the Dolichospermum sp. DET69 genome. Proteins encoded here:
- a CDS encoding STAS/SEC14 domain-containing protein gives rise to the protein MPSINVEVQLSLEQLFQAVEQLTQPNLEQFLSQLVILHTHKKAASLLKNEAKLFLTPHEDIIIDNNNYEKLIDNREVATLRKEEYQALLYLGEQIDKLQAQRIEYMAELAKIHGISLTKLMEKLGLE